In a single window of the Bacteroidota bacterium genome:
- a CDS encoding ATPase, with product MILIADSGSTKCDWLLLDKGQLLFECHTMGFNPYFHDSELIAAEMLAQPDLHSYHNTVLEIYFYGAGASSLELKAIVERGLRTVFPNAAIHVGHDLNAAALATYDGVPHIACILGTGSNSCFFDGEQIYEEVPALAYILGDEGGGSYYGKRLLADFFYKRMPADLAPVFKEKYNMNMHTMVEKVYAEPHANVYLASLSKFCSEHRDHPYIAQMVRQGMRAFLEIHVACFANHKQVPVDFVGSIAFYFEDYLREVAAEMGIQIGSVVKKPILGLVRYHQQFSLSKVS from the coding sequence ATGATTCTGATTGCTGACAGCGGTTCCACCAAATGCGATTGGCTCTTGCTCGACAAGGGACAACTTTTGTTTGAATGCCATACTATGGGTTTCAATCCCTATTTTCATGATTCAGAGCTGATTGCAGCAGAAATGTTGGCCCAGCCTGATCTCCATTCCTATCACAATACCGTCTTGGAAATCTATTTCTACGGTGCTGGCGCAAGCAGTTTGGAACTCAAAGCAATCGTGGAGCGTGGACTTCGGACGGTATTTCCAAATGCAGCAATTCATGTCGGTCACGATTTGAACGCAGCTGCTTTGGCAACGTATGATGGCGTGCCGCATATTGCCTGCATTCTCGGCACAGGCTCCAACTCCTGCTTTTTTGATGGTGAACAAATCTATGAGGAAGTGCCTGCGTTGGCCTATATTTTGGGTGACGAAGGGGGAGGAAGCTACTATGGCAAGCGGTTGTTGGCTGATTTTTTCTACAAACGCATGCCGGCAGATTTGGCCCCTGTATTCAAGGAAAAGTACAACATGAACATGCATACGATGGTGGAAAAGGTTTATGCCGAACCCCATGCGAATGTTTATTTGGCGTCCTTGTCCAAGTTTTGCTCCGAGCATCGCGATCATCCCTACATCGCGCAGATGGTGCGCCAAGGCATGCGTGCATTCTTGGAAATACATGTAGCCTGTTTTGCCAATCACAAACAGGTTCCCGTGGACTTCGTCGGCTCAATAGCATTCTATTTTGAGGATTATTTGCGCGAAGTGGCCGCAGAGATGGGCATCCAAATTGGCTCCGTCGTGAAAAAGCCGATCCTGGGTTTGGTGCGTTATCATCAGCAGTTCAGCCTTTCCAAGGTAAGCTGA
- a CDS encoding DUF4968 domain-containing protein, whose translation MNPSIGTRRSKNIHLGNLVSYAQISQGLHILAENGWIRIEFWNPGVVRVRAGRMGESLDDFSYALDPNATRIPVSVELEAAPESIVLSGGDVQVRILTQPVSIQFLDETGRIVNSDDPAFGISWLGQEVSVYKTLQPGERFLGLGEKTGPLDKRGRAYVNNNTDHFGYGPDSDPLYASIPFFIGVHAQGIYGFFLNNSYKSTFNFGASSDRFAWYAVDDGQMDYFYLHGGLEGGVEHVLKSYTALTGAMPLPPKWALGFQQCRYSYYPDAELLRIAQTFREKHIPCDVLYLDIHYMDAFKVFTWHPEYFPNPKSLADQLKALGIRLVIIMDPGIKVEEGYAAYDSGMAEGHFALLPDGKPYRGQVWPGWSHFPDFTASKTREWWGAQMKIYSEAGIEGFWNDMNEPAAWGQHLPGLIEFDMEGEGSSFKEARNVYGMQMARATMEGASKLLGDKRPFNLTRAGFAGIQRYAAVWTGDNTASEEHMLAGVRLVNSLGLSGVAFAGYDIGGFVGESSPALYARWMQLGAFSPFFRAHSMINSRDSEPWSFGEEVEDIARNFIRLRYRLMPYLYGAFEGATSGLPIARSLALEWPQDPKIYQQPYDNAYLFGSEILVIPVESHKQLAKVYLPQGQWYDFYDDVAYDGGREVLLELNIEKLPLFVRSGAVIAMQSPVTHTGEAHDGTLQLHVYSGTQSRSFELFQDDGLANTASHRSEFARNRGFHDGASRILQIQGKEGTYPGEFQRIKLYLHGLTYEPTVLFNGTDINVQFEEFRLVEPVSRFDPFMPPVGNSPKVERLPCCTFSWDMENAIEIRY comes from the coding sequence ATGAACCCATCTATTGGAACAAGGCGCAGCAAGAACATTCACCTCGGAAACTTGGTGTCTTATGCCCAGATTTCGCAAGGACTCCACATTCTTGCAGAGAATGGCTGGATACGCATCGAGTTTTGGAATCCCGGCGTTGTGCGGGTACGGGCAGGCCGGATGGGTGAATCCCTCGACGATTTTTCCTATGCTTTGGATCCAAATGCAACCCGCATTCCGGTTTCGGTTGAATTGGAAGCCGCACCTGAGAGTATTGTTTTGAGCGGGGGAGACGTTCAAGTGCGGATCTTAACGCAGCCTGTAAGCATTCAATTTTTGGATGAAACCGGCCGAATTGTAAACAGTGACGACCCTGCCTTCGGGATTTCTTGGTTGGGGCAGGAGGTGAGCGTGTACAAAACCCTTCAACCCGGAGAACGCTTCCTTGGCTTGGGCGAAAAGACGGGACCGCTAGACAAGCGTGGCCGCGCCTACGTCAACAACAATACCGATCACTTTGGCTATGGCCCGGATTCTGATCCGTTGTATGCGTCGATTCCCTTTTTCATCGGCGTTCACGCGCAAGGCATCTACGGTTTCTTCCTCAACAATAGCTACAAGTCCACGTTCAATTTTGGTGCCTCGAGTGATCGGTTTGCCTGGTATGCCGTCGACGACGGCCAAATGGACTATTTCTACCTCCACGGCGGCTTGGAGGGCGGAGTCGAACACGTGTTGAAAAGCTACACAGCGTTGACCGGTGCGATGCCGTTGCCGCCAAAATGGGCATTGGGATTTCAACAATGTCGCTACAGCTACTATCCTGATGCTGAGCTCCTTCGCATCGCCCAAACCTTTCGGGAAAAGCATATTCCTTGCGATGTCCTTTATTTGGACATTCACTATATGGATGCTTTTAAGGTTTTTACCTGGCATCCAGAATATTTCCCGAATCCAAAGTCACTGGCCGATCAACTCAAAGCGCTGGGAATCAGGTTGGTGATTATCATGGATCCTGGCATCAAGGTGGAAGAGGGGTATGCAGCGTATGATTCCGGAATGGCTGAAGGGCATTTTGCCTTGCTGCCGGATGGTAAGCCTTACCGAGGACAGGTTTGGCCCGGATGGAGTCATTTCCCGGATTTTACCGCATCCAAAACGCGAGAATGGTGGGGTGCTCAGATGAAAATCTATTCGGAGGCTGGAATTGAAGGCTTTTGGAACGATATGAACGAGCCGGCAGCCTGGGGACAGCATCTTCCCGGCCTGATCGAATTTGACATGGAAGGCGAGGGCAGCAGTTTCAAGGAAGCCCGCAACGTGTACGGCATGCAAATGGCGCGCGCAACCATGGAAGGTGCATCCAAATTGCTAGGCGACAAGCGCCCTTTTAATCTCACAAGGGCTGGTTTTGCAGGTATACAGCGTTATGCGGCCGTTTGGACCGGCGACAATACAGCTTCAGAGGAACACATGCTGGCCGGCGTGCGACTTGTGAACAGCCTTGGGCTTTCGGGCGTCGCCTTTGCCGGCTATGACATCGGTGGGTTTGTCGGCGAATCGAGTCCGGCTTTGTATGCACGTTGGATGCAATTGGGAGCATTTTCGCCCTTCTTCCGGGCCCATAGCATGATCAATTCCCGCGATTCGGAGCCGTGGTCATTTGGCGAAGAGGTAGAAGACATTGCCCGAAATTTCATACGCCTCAGGTACAGGCTTATGCCCTATCTCTATGGAGCCTTTGAAGGTGCAACCTCGGGTTTACCGATTGCGCGAAGCCTTGCCTTGGAATGGCCACAGGACCCCAAAATCTATCAGCAGCCCTACGACAATGCCTATCTTTTCGGTTCGGAAATCTTGGTGATTCCCGTCGAATCCCACAAACAATTGGCAAAGGTCTACCTCCCGCAAGGGCAATGGTATGATTTCTATGACGATGTGGCCTACGATGGAGGACGCGAAGTGCTCCTCGAATTGAACATCGAGAAATTACCGCTATTTGTCCGTTCAGGGGCCGTGATTGCCATGCAGTCACCCGTTACACATACGGGCGAGGCGCACGATGGCACATTGCAACTGCATGTTTATTCCGGCACGCAATCCCGGAGTTTCGAGCTTTTCCAGGATGATGGACTGGCAAATACAGCTTCCCATCGATCTGAATTCGCGCGAAACCGTGGTTTTCATGATGGCGCCTCCCGCATCCTTCAAATCCAAGGCAAAGAAGGCACATATCCAGGCGAATTTCAGCGAATCAAGCTTTATTTGCATGGCTTGACCTACGAACCGACCGTGCTGTTTAACGGCACCGACATAAACGTGCAATTTGAAGAATTCAGACTAGTGGAACCCGTTTCGCGGTTTGATCCATTTATGCCTCCGGTAGGAAACTCACCCAAGGTGGAGCGCCTTCCGTGTTGCACGTTTAGCTGGGACATGGAAAATGCGATTGAAATTCGGTATTGA
- a CDS encoding DUF4296 domain-containing protein, with protein sequence MVPVLKELEIAYAGVDQTVKDPKQRAAKYEEMNSLVLKKNNLEKKQFFDSYKWYEAHPVLLDTILKQVVLELNADLINLEQGGNVKPQNLAPAAN encoded by the coding sequence ATGGTTCCAGTGTTGAAGGAACTCGAGATTGCTTATGCAGGTGTGGATCAAACTGTTAAGGATCCCAAACAGCGCGCCGCCAAGTACGAGGAAATGAACAGCTTGGTCCTGAAAAAGAACAATTTGGAAAAGAAGCAATTCTTCGACAGCTACAAATGGTATGAAGCCCACCCGGTTTTGTTGGATACGATTCTGAAACAAGTGGTGCTGGAACTGAATGCCGACCTCATCAATCTGGAGCAAGGAGGCAATGTGAAGCCTCAAAACTTGGCACCTGCCGCAAACTGA